One Elusimicrobiota bacterium genomic region harbors:
- a CDS encoding type II secretion system F family protein: MAYIISLIIGGFVFIVAFNFWPEGEIVNLKKRFSNQPSPKQTLTQLSNTVVEAIVKWVSGINWGWLVKQREIIKKQLDMAGNPQDMTPDSYLAITLICAAGFLMMELMFLKKTNLMVMFISLAIGGFLPKLYLSDLTKKRHRLIVRTLPDILDLITLSMEAGVDFTASISKVISKTEKSPLIEEFVIMQRGMRLGQSRMASMKDMIARVQEPNLSTVITALVQAEKLGSSLGPVLRVQSEQMRVKRFQLAEKMAQQAPIKMLFPLIFCILPSIFLMLFGPIVLQYLGGAFK, translated from the coding sequence ATGGCGTATATTATTTCATTAATTATCGGAGGGTTTGTCTTCATTGTTGCCTTTAATTTTTGGCCGGAAGGCGAAATTGTTAATTTAAAAAAGCGTTTTAGCAATCAACCGTCTCCTAAGCAAACGCTTACCCAGCTTTCCAATACTGTTGTTGAAGCCATTGTAAAATGGGTATCAGGAATAAATTGGGGATGGCTTGTTAAACAGCGTGAGATAATAAAAAAACAATTAGATATGGCAGGTAATCCACAGGATATGACACCTGACAGTTATCTTGCCATTACTCTAATATGTGCAGCAGGTTTTTTAATGATGGAACTTATGTTTCTTAAAAAAACAAATTTAATGGTAATGTTTATATCTTTAGCTATAGGGGGGTTCTTACCGAAATTATATTTAAGTGATTTAACTAAAAAAAGGCATCGTTTAATTGTCAGAACACTACCGGATATACTGGATTTAATTACACTTTCAATGGAAGCAGGGGTTGATTTTACAGCATCAATAAGCAAAGTAATTTCTAAAACAGAAAAATCACCGCTAATAGAAGAATTTGTAATTATGCAGCGAGGTATGCGGCTTGGGCAATCACGAATGGCTTCAATGAAGGACATGATAGCACGGGTACAAGAACCGAACCTCTCCACAGTAATTACAGCGCTTGTCCAGGCAGAAAAGCTCGGTTCTTCATTAGGTCCGGTTTTGCGGGTTCAATCAGAACAGATGAGAGTAAAAAGATTTCAACTTGCCGAAAAAATGGCACAGCAAGCACCTATAAAAATGTTATTCCCGCTAATTTTTTGTATATTACCTTCAATATTTTTAATGTTGTTTGGTCCAATTGTATTACAATATTTAGGAGGCGCATTTAAGTGA
- a CDS encoding type II secretion system F family protein — protein MLIITFTFLIIVCVFGFFFLITVKLLTSNILTGDKIKEVKHFAEDGVKKIPSIKLMISRFAEDPKSPQAKKLKIFSLMVFLLIGYILTTKVFFAIVFGFFGFFFPEFLLKRAENKRLKLVDKQLSDGLVLISNSLRSGQSFAQAIEVISQQGQSPLSEEFNTVNQELKLGIEMEKALNNLSERLKKSKEMRIAMTAINIARETGGNMSEALITLSETMRKRNEMQGKIESLTAQGKLSGFITASLPFALSFFIYLIDPDLMRPMFTTFFGYIIILVVLTMIAIGGLIIKKIVTIDI, from the coding sequence ATGTTAATAATTACCTTTACTTTTTTAATTATTGTTTGTGTGTTTGGGTTTTTCTTTTTAATTACCGTTAAACTTCTTACTAGTAATATTCTTACCGGTGATAAAATTAAAGAAGTAAAGCATTTTGCTGAGGATGGTGTTAAGAAAATCCCGTCAATTAAACTGATGATTTCCCGGTTCGCAGAAGACCCCAAATCACCGCAAGCAAAGAAACTGAAAATTTTTTCCCTTATGGTTTTCTTACTGATTGGCTATATTTTAACAACAAAAGTATTTTTTGCAATTGTTTTTGGGTTTTTTGGTTTTTTCTTCCCTGAGTTTCTTTTAAAACGTGCTGAAAACAAAAGACTTAAACTTGTAGACAAGCAGCTCTCGGATGGCTTGGTTTTAATTTCCAATTCTCTTCGGAGCGGGCAGTCATTTGCCCAGGCGATTGAAGTCATATCCCAGCAGGGACAATCACCATTATCAGAAGAATTCAATACGGTAAATCAGGAGTTGAAACTTGGTATTGAAATGGAAAAAGCGTTAAATAATCTTTCAGAACGGCTTAAAAAATCCAAAGAAATGAGGATAGCAATGACTGCCATAAATATTGCGAGGGAAACAGGCGGCAATATGTCGGAAGCATTAATTACACTTTCTGAAACAATGAGAAAAAGGAACGAGATGCAGGGTAAAATAGAATCTCTTACCGCGCAGGGAAAGCTTTCAGGGTTTATTACAGCCTCGCTTCCTTTTGCATTGTCGTTTTTTATTTATCTGATTGACCCGGATTTGATGAGACCGATGTTTACTACATTTTTCGGTTATATAATAATACTTGTAGTTCTAACAATGATTGCCATAGGCGGCTTAATCATAAAAAAAATCGTAACAATAGATATATAA
- a CDS encoding ATPase, T2SS/T4P/T4SS family, with protein sequence MSSKIIAVIGSKGGVGQTSIAINLAIALKIQSKKRVALLDFNFNTIGEIALLLSIPETKSLSNLLPVIDKLSAQMLKGYVAEHSSGIDFLTAVSESADVPKIFPSHAEKIISIFSTIYDYVIININKDFSDLQIAIIDNTDMVVLVTTPELSALYHAKKIYQQFSSNHFPVQMIKIVLNKADIPGGLNVEQVTEYIEREPSWLIPFDIASAVSSINTGVPAVIASPKVSFSKGIFSIVEAIVKEKVSQEKHSDETVSFKDTMEQVRNEHRLLRKEREVEIVKTETVTNPAIETEELKMRVYNKLVEEMKERKMELTPSNDKQKMTEMRQIIQKAIEKILDAEGEELTSRIDRTRIVTEVLDQSLGLGPLEDLLRDSSITEIMVNGRDRIYIERKGKIFLSDKKFSTDQQLLNVIERIVTPLGRRIDEASPLVDARLKDGSRVNAVIPPLSLVGPCLTIRKFSKERLVFKNLIDFNSVTKEMVEFLRICVQLRKNIIISGGTGSGKTTLLNILSSFIQADERILTIEDAAELQLPQEHCIRLESRPPNIEGAGEITIRRLLINSLRMRPDRIVIGECRGGEALDMLQAMNTGHDGSLTTIHSNTPRDCLSRLETLILMAGMDLPTSAIRNQISSAIDIIVQISRFSDGTRKITHVTEVTGLENDTVTLSDIFLYKQTGIEKNGKVLGDFSPTGLVPSFTGEIKSHGIVLDMGIFGA encoded by the coding sequence ATGTCATCCAAAATAATAGCAGTTATTGGTTCTAAAGGCGGTGTCGGTCAGACATCGATTGCTATTAATCTTGCTATTGCATTGAAAATTCAGTCCAAAAAACGAGTTGCGCTTTTAGATTTTAATTTTAATACAATAGGAGAAATCGCACTCTTACTTTCCATTCCTGAAACAAAATCGCTTTCAAATTTACTGCCTGTTATTGATAAGCTTTCTGCACAGATGTTAAAAGGTTATGTAGCCGAACATTCATCCGGTATTGATTTTCTTACAGCAGTCTCCGAATCAGCAGATGTACCCAAAATATTTCCTTCCCATGCTGAAAAAATAATCTCGATTTTTTCAACTATTTATGATTATGTAATAATAAATATTAACAAGGATTTTAGCGATTTGCAGATAGCTATTATTGATAATACGGATATGGTTGTTTTAGTTACGACACCTGAACTATCCGCTCTTTATCATGCAAAAAAGATTTATCAGCAGTTCAGCTCAAATCATTTTCCTGTACAAATGATTAAGATTGTTCTGAACAAAGCAGATATTCCCGGCGGATTAAATGTGGAACAGGTAACGGAGTATATTGAACGCGAGCCATCCTGGCTAATACCTTTTGACATCGCTTCAGCAGTCTCTTCAATAAATACAGGTGTTCCGGCAGTAATAGCATCGCCAAAAGTTTCTTTTTCCAAAGGAATTTTTTCAATTGTAGAAGCAATTGTTAAAGAAAAAGTTTCCCAGGAAAAACACTCTGACGAAACTGTTAGTTTTAAAGATACAATGGAACAGGTAAGAAACGAACATCGTCTATTAAGAAAAGAAAGGGAAGTAGAAATAGTAAAGACAGAGACGGTTACTAATCCGGCAATCGAAACCGAAGAGTTAAAAATGCGGGTATATAATAAACTTGTCGAAGAAATGAAAGAAAGGAAAATGGAACTTACTCCTTCTAATGACAAGCAAAAAATGACAGAGATGCGGCAGATAATTCAAAAAGCGATTGAAAAGATATTAGATGCAGAAGGTGAAGAACTTACTAGTCGTATTGACAGGACACGGATAGTTACGGAAGTTTTAGACCAGTCGCTCGGGTTAGGTCCTCTTGAAGATTTATTAAGGGATTCGTCAATTACGGAAATCATGGTTAATGGCCGCGACAGGATTTACATAGAACGTAAAGGAAAAATATTTTTATCAGATAAGAAGTTTAGTACAGACCAGCAGCTTTTAAATGTTATTGAACGGATTGTCACACCGTTAGGACGGCGGATTGATGAAGCATCTCCTTTAGTAGATGCCCGTCTTAAAGACGGCAGCCGTGTTAATGCAGTAATACCCCCGTTATCACTTGTCGGTCCCTGTCTTACAATCAGAAAATTTTCAAAAGAAAGACTTGTATTTAAAAATCTGATTGATTTCAATTCAGTTACCAAAGAAATGGTTGAGTTTTTAAGGATATGTGTTCAATTGCGGAAAAATATAATTATTTCAGGCGGGACAGGCAGCGGTAAAACGACATTATTGAATATTTTATCAAGTTTTATTCAGGCTGATGAAAGAATTTTAACAATTGAGGACGCCGCAGAACTTCAGCTTCCGCAGGAACATTGTATCAGGCTTGAAAGCCGGCCGCCAAATATTGAAGGTGCAGGTGAAATTACTATCAGGCGGCTTCTGATAAACTCTCTCCGTATGCGGCCTGACAGGATTGTTATTGGCGAATGTCGCGGCGGCGAAGCGTTAGATATGCTCCAGGCGATGAATACCGGTCATGACGGCTCGCTTACAACTATTCACTCAAACACTCCGCGCGATTGTTTATCCCGTTTGGAAACACTTATTTTAATGGCAGGAATGGATTTACCTACATCAGCGATCAGAAACCAGATTTCGTCTGCTATAGATATTATTGTTCAGATATCACGATTTTCGGATGGGACAAGAAAGATTACTCATGTTACTGAGGTAACAGGGCTTGAAAATGACACGGTTACCCTTTCCGATATATTTCTTTATAAACAAACAGGAATTGAAAAAAACGGTAAAGTGTTGGGAGATTTTAGTCCCACAGGACTTGTACCGTCATTTACCGGTGAAATTAAATCACATGGTATTGTGCTGGATATGGGGATATTTGGAGCATAG
- the cpaB gene encoding Flp pilus assembly protein CpaB — MKNKKILLVAIALGLFAVILTFGLIRSLETKYRYGAQMTDVLTAKGYITEGTLITGSMVNVVKVPAAYKMPKTLDSVSQLMNEEGLNIYATAVPIEEGEQILTTKLLTPGKDTGLAIIIPEGKRAISVPVDVASGVAELIKPGNYVDILCTLDEQDKTVTVLQNVLVLAYKQNIMGTTYTKSQPAGGLDNMSAPAEDASPTLTIAVSPYESQMVALASGKGVLRLTLRGLNDHNIVNIGAATMGIFSK; from the coding sequence ATGAAAAATAAAAAGATACTTTTAGTTGCTATTGCACTGGGTCTATTTGCTGTTATTTTAACTTTTGGACTTATCCGTTCGTTAGAAACGAAATACCGTTATGGCGCGCAAATGACAGATGTTCTTACTGCTAAAGGGTATATTACGGAAGGTACTCTAATAACCGGTTCAATGGTTAATGTTGTAAAAGTTCCTGCCGCTTACAAAATGCCAAAAACGCTTGATAGTGTCAGCCAGCTTATGAACGAGGAAGGTTTAAACATATATGCTACTGCCGTTCCCATCGAAGAAGGAGAACAAATTCTCACTACCAAACTTTTAACTCCCGGCAAGGATACAGGACTTGCAATAATAATTCCTGAAGGCAAAAGAGCTATTTCAGTTCCTGTTGATGTTGCATCCGGTGTTGCAGAGCTGATAAAACCCGGTAATTATGTTGATATTCTATGTACGCTTGATGAACAGGATAAAACAGTAACAGTTTTACAAAATGTTTTGGTGCTTGCATATAAGCAAAATATAATGGGTACAACATATACCAAATCCCAGCCGGCAGGTGGTCTTGATAATATGTCTGCACCGGCAGAGGATGCTTCACCTACGCTAACCATTGCAGTCTCACCATATGAATCCCAAATGGTTGCACTTGCTTCCGGAAAAGGGGTCTTACGTTTGACATTGCGAGGGCTGAACGATCACAATATCGTTAATATAGGTGCAGCAACTATGGGAATATTCTCAAAATGA
- a CDS encoding ATPase, T2SS/T4P/T4SS family: MTKLGQILISREKITQEQLQEVLIIQRKTKERIGKILVDLGYINEEDLLSAFAELKGVEFVRLSNLPEIPRELLDLIPFDYAFKKSVVPLSISNDKTTIYVATGTLNEVVLDDLKHIAGNKKIVAKLTLESDIKKFFDTHFSKSFQEVLTGMSSRQTEIKNIEEEVNADVEIVKEEEMRVSGEEQAPAIRIVNEVLKRAVDIRASDIHIEPYGEGVYLRYRIDGVLHEQPSLPKKLQNSIISRIKIMAKLDIAERRLPQDGRIKIKLGEKEIDLRISILPTVFGGKAVIRILDPGSLCVDLSKLGIEPTALELYQRKIKTPHGIILVTGPTGSGKTTTLYSTLTTLNSRDVNIITVEDPVEYILKGINQMQAFPEIGLTFANSLRSFLRQDPDIIMVGEIRDTETAEIAINAALTGHLVFSTLHTNDAVGTITRLINMGIEPFLISTTLILSLAQRLVRRLCPDCRQPYEYPMEKLAKLGVDAPMLANVKRTAHSVTLYTNKGCDNCMRTGYKGRVGCYEILDVKEDIKELILQRSSAREIKDAALKNNDMITIRKDALTKLLAGTTTLDEVLRISTND, from the coding sequence ATGACTAAATTAGGTCAGATTTTAATTTCAAGAGAAAAGATTACTCAAGAACAGCTTCAGGAAGTGCTTATAATTCAACGAAAAACAAAAGAAAGAATCGGTAAGATTCTGGTTGACTTGGGTTATATTAACGAAGAAGATTTACTTAGCGCTTTTGCGGAATTAAAAGGTGTTGAATTTGTTCGTTTAAGTAATTTACCTGAAATTCCCAGGGAGTTGCTGGATTTAATACCGTTTGATTACGCATTCAAGAAAAGCGTAGTTCCTCTTTCGATTTCCAATGATAAAACCACAATTTATGTCGCTACCGGTACCTTAAACGAGGTGGTGCTGGATGATTTAAAACATATTGCAGGTAATAAAAAAATCGTAGCAAAATTGACTTTAGAATCAGATATAAAGAAATTTTTTGATACGCATTTTAGTAAAAGTTTTCAAGAAGTACTTACAGGTATGTCTTCCCGTCAGACTGAAATAAAAAATATAGAAGAAGAAGTCAATGCTGATGTGGAAATCGTAAAAGAAGAAGAAATGCGGGTGAGCGGCGAGGAGCAGGCGCCGGCAATAAGAATTGTAAATGAAGTTTTAAAAAGAGCGGTGGATATAAGAGCAAGCGATATTCACATAGAACCATACGGGGAAGGTGTATATTTGCGTTATAGAATTGACGGTGTTTTACATGAACAGCCGTCTTTACCTAAAAAATTACAGAATTCGATTATTTCAAGAATAAAAATTATGGCAAAACTTGACATAGCAGAACGCAGATTACCCCAGGACGGCAGAATAAAAATTAAACTTGGTGAAAAGGAAATTGATCTTCGAATATCTATTTTGCCGACAGTGTTTGGCGGGAAAGCTGTTATCCGTATACTTGACCCGGGTTCTCTGTGTGTCGATTTAAGTAAATTAGGGATAGAACCTACTGCTCTCGAATTGTATCAGAGAAAGATAAAAACCCCGCATGGAATAATATTGGTTACAGGACCGACAGGCAGCGGTAAAACAACCACACTTTACTCGACACTTACAACATTAAATAGCCGCGATGTAAATATAATAACAGTTGAAGACCCTGTTGAATATATACTTAAAGGTATAAATCAAATGCAGGCTTTTCCTGAAATAGGGCTTACTTTTGCTAATTCCCTGCGTTCGTTTTTGAGGCAGGACCCGGATATAATAATGGTCGGAGAAATCCGTGATACCGAAACAGCAGAAATCGCTATTAATGCTGCGTTAACAGGTCACCTGGTTTTCTCTACTTTGCATACTAATGATGCGGTTGGTACTATTACAAGATTAATCAATATGGGTATAGAACCGTTCTTAATATCAACAACACTTATTTTGTCTTTAGCACAAAGACTGGTAAGAAGATTGTGTCCGGATTGCCGCCAGCCGTATGAATATCCAATGGAAAAACTTGCTAAATTAGGCGTTGATGCGCCTATGCTTGCCAACGTTAAAAGAACTGCGCATTCAGTCACTTTATATACTAATAAAGGTTGTGATAATTGTATGAGGACAGGTTATAAAGGGCGAGTTGGCTGTTATGAAATACTGGATGTAAAAGAAGATATAAAAGAACTTATTCTTCAGCGGAGTTCTGCACGCGAAATAAAAGACGCCGCTCTAAAGAATAATGATATGATTACAATAAGAAAAGATGCGTTGACGAAACTATTGGCCGGTACCACCACACTTGATGAAGTATTAAGAATTTCGACAAACGACTAA
- a CDS encoding Bro-N domain-containing protein, translating to MVSNGLIKIDVFKGKQVRRLFLNSEWWFSVIDVIAVLTDSDNPRDYWYKMKIRDKEELEVELSTICRQLKLKATDGKYYKTDCANTEGIFRIIQSIPSPKVEPFKRWLARVGKERIDEIGNPELGMQRTKALYEKKGYPKNWIEKRLRGIAVRQKLTDEWDERGAETDTEYAILTNEIMQGAFDMKVEDYKKHKKLAQQNLRDHMTDLELIITMLGEAATTKITQDRNSYGFPKLQKDAKDGGAVAGRTRKDIERQTGTKVISNENFLPVLDDVKKIENKKRKNV from the coding sequence ATGGTTTCAAACGGATTAATAAAAATAGATGTTTTTAAAGGCAAGCAGGTAAGACGTTTATTTCTTAATAGTGAATGGTGGTTTTCTGTGATAGATGTCATTGCGGTATTGACAGACAGCGATAATCCCCGCGATTATTGGTATAAGATGAAAATTAGAGATAAAGAAGAGTTAGAAGTTGAGTTGTCGACAATTTGTCGACAACTGAAATTAAAAGCAACGGACGGTAAATATTATAAAACCGATTGTGCTAATACAGAAGGTATTTTCCGTATTATTCAGTCAATACCATCACCCAAAGTAGAGCCGTTTAAGCGCTGGTTAGCTAGAGTAGGCAAAGAACGGATAGATGAAATTGGAAATCCCGAACTCGGAATGCAGAGAACCAAAGCACTTTATGAAAAGAAGGGTTATCCAAAAAATTGGATAGAAAAACGTTTGCGTGGCATAGCAGTAAGACAAAAGTTAACTGACGAATGGGATGAAAGGGGTGCAGAAACCGATACAGAATATGCGATATTAACTAATGAAATAATGCAGGGTGCTTTTGATATGAAAGTAGAAGATTATAAAAAACACAAGAAACTTGCACAACAAAACCTTCGCGACCATATGACGGATTTAGAGTTGATAATTACAATGCTTGGAGAAGCGGCAACAACAAAAATAACCCAAGACAGGAATTCTTATGGATTTCCAAAACTTCAAAAAGATGCCAAAGATGGCGGTGCGGTTGCCGGTAGAACAAGGAAAGATATTGAAAGACAAACAGGAACAAAAGTGATTTCCAATGAAAATTTCTTACCAGTGCTTGATGACGTCAAAAAAATAGAGAACAAGAAAAGAAAAAATGTTTGA
- a CDS encoding DUF5678 domain-containing protein has protein sequence MAAIDLTFFKSYIGKWVALSRDEKEVVAFGDTLKEAVKKVQEKKYKDPIYTKVAPLESFVPFHR, from the coding sequence ATGGCTGCAATTGATTTAACTTTTTTTAAATCTTACATTGGTAAGTGGGTAGCGTTATCAAGAGATGAAAAAGAAGTAGTTGCTTTTGGAGATACATTAAAAGAAGCTGTTAAAAAGGTTCAAGAAAAAAAGTATAAAGATCCAATTTATACAAAAGTTGCTCCTTTGGAAAGTTTTGTTCCATTCCATAGATGA